Proteins from a single region of bacterium:
- a CDS encoding anion permease: protein EMLGNNLTGWVPSSGIGLLAVSALVAIMTSEFTSNVSSANMVVPVIILLSGANGFPAAIAATMAASLGFMLPISTPTNAIVYSSGYIPLGRMIRYGVLLDIIGWIVIVCGVMILL from the coding sequence GAGAAATGTTAGGAAACAATTTGACGGGATGGGTTCCATCCTCCGGAATTGGTTTGCTGGCCGTGTCGGCGCTCGTTGCGATCATGACGTCGGAATTTACATCCAACGTATCGTCGGCCAATATGGTGGTGCCGGTCATCATTCTGCTTTCCGGGGCGAACGGCTTTCCGGCCGCAATCGCAGCAACGATGGCAGCTTCACTTGGGTTTATGCTGCCAATTTCTACTCCGACGAATGCGATCGTCTACAGTTCAGGCTATATCCCGCTCGGACGCATGATTCGTTACGGGGTTTTGCTGGATATAATCGGGTGGATCGTGATTGTGTGTGGCGTGATGATACTGTTGTAG